The proteins below come from a single Tigriopus californicus strain San Diego chromosome 3, Tcal_SD_v2.1, whole genome shotgun sequence genomic window:
- the LOC131878051 gene encoding uncharacterized protein LOC131878051: MDPSPFLEFCEKFEIKHETSSPYNPKSDGLAEAGVKAMKALLSKLDSKFNSEDFKIALLSWRTTPRADGFSPSYGFFGRHLRTLLPDVRDRHIEELLQSSFHQSRLATAERQAVNAGGVALPPLAVGDRVTVQDPVSKRWMPGSNILGRMDHGRSYVPQSQHGAVLRRNRCFLRLDSTISTDLVETGPEPSDI, translated from the coding sequence ATGGACCCCAGTCCCTTCCTTGAATTTTGTGAGAAATTTGAGATCAAGCACGAAACGTCCTCCCCATACAATCCCAAGTCAGACGGCCTGGCAGAGGCCGGAGTCAAAGCTATGAAGGCTTTGCTGTCCAAGCTGGACAGTAAGTTCAATTCGGAAGATTTCAAAATCGCCCTCCTGTCGTGGCGTACTACTCCTCGAGCAGACGGTTTTAGCCCATCCTATGGCTTCTTCGGGCGCCACCTACGGACACTCTTGCCGGACGTTAGGGATCGTCACATTGAGGAACTCTTGCAATCTTCATTCCATCAATCTCGCTTGGCGACGGCCGAACGACAGGCTGTTAATGCCGGCGGCGTTGCCCTGCCCCCTCTGGCCGTCGGCGACCGTGTCACTGTTCAGGATCCAGTCTCTAAACGATGGATGCCGGGCTCTAACATCCTCGGGCGCATGGATCATGGCCGGTCATACGTCCCCCAGTCACAACACGGGGCCGTTTTGAGACGAAATCGTTGCTTTCTTCGTCTCGACTCAACTATTTCTACGGATTTGGTTGAAACAGGACCGGAACCATCAGATATATAA